In the Drosophila willistoni isolate 14030-0811.24 chromosome 3R, UCI_dwil_1.1, whole genome shotgun sequence genome, AAGACCCAAATACCCAAGACCCCAAATCCAAATCCATACCGAGAGAGAGTCAGGGACCAAAGCAAAGGCAATGGCGAAGTCAAGCCGAAAACCGCAAGTTCCCTCTATCATCatcacatatacacacacacgcacactcattGAGAGACTCAACTGATTTAGATAGATGGCAGTTTGGGTATGATTTGCCAAGCCAAAGGCATTATGGCCAACTCCGTACACTTCACACACTTCACCACTTTGCCCCTCTAATGCTTTCGCCAAAGTGCATAGAGTGCCTTGTGCAGTTTTCAAGTGCTGTCGTCTGCACTTAGACATCATCTGATGAATTTTCGGGCAACtactttacacacacacacgcaggaaacgctatacatacatacatatggtaTATGGAGTTACTCACATGCATGCATAAATGGTAGTCACTGTAGCATAGTCATAGAACAACTAGTAGGCACTATTTCATGTTCAATTAGAGAGCCTATCCCCTGCACttagtacatatatatagaatgcCTGCGAGTCTAATTAATCACAAGATCATTGTGCTGGCTGTTGCCAAACTCTGTCCTTGTGGTTAGCCCTCTACCAATTTCGTCATTCATCTCACTAGGACTCGCTCATTCTCTGTCCCtctccactctctctctctctcgcttgtCAGCGACATCATTATCAAAGCCAAAGTATCAAATAGAGTTGCAATTATTGGGCGCCTGTCAGTCTAATGATATACTCCAAATGGTATTTTTGGTTAGCGGCTAAATATTCGCAAATTTAATACAGCATTGTGCTGTTAGGAGGAACAAGCATCATATCACAGTTTTATGGCCCATAACCATGGGGCTGCATCCGTGCATCTCCACGCTCTGCAATCAGACCATGGCAAAGTGTGTGCTCTATATATacactgcaaaaaaaaaagtagaaaattGTTGTCGCCAATTTGCATATTGAATTACATTCATTGTTGTTTCTGACTACGCGTCTGCCCCACCCCAAACCCAACCCCGCCTTAACCATTGGTTGGTCTCTTattacaaatacatacatatgttgcCTGTCGTATGTGGCAAAGAGTTGTTGCTGTCGTTCCTTTcatttcgctctctctctctccctccctctctctctactTTTTTGACGCTTTTGAGTGACAGTGACAATGCTGCCAATTGGCAGCCGCCACACGCAAAAGgcaaatattataaaatattcagTTATAACAACAAAAGCCAAACTCCACTTCACTTCATTCCGCAACTAGACTCATGCTCaagaatttttataccatgaaTCATGTATACAAATTcacaatttcattttatttttcatactttttgttttgttcaatTTGCTAAGTCAAATAAATTGGCTGCAAAATGCAACTGAAAAATATGATAATACGCTAAGTAAGTAGACAACACAAAGAGACCACAAAATCTCATACAACAACTGCAAAAGAAAGTGGCTCAAAAAATGCTTGACATGACTTTTGACTTAGCGTTAGGTTTGACATTGGGTATTCTGCCACCAAGatgaattttaaacaaatggAATGTAACTCAAGACAATCAACCTCTAAACCATTCAAAATTAAACCTCTAAATTTTAGCAACACATTGCCCACGTTAATATATAGCCTTGTTAGTTGGTATCTTCATTTATTTATCTtaccatttggcaaaaatgagttaatatttatataaagaaacaaaaataaaaagtaaaattataaATACCAATAAGTTTTTAATCAACTGCTTTCAATTcgattatttttaaatttgaactATCTTTTTGCCAAAAACTATTTACCAGATAAAACAATtatatttccatttctttacATCCGACTTGAGTCGAAAACCAATTtcccagagagagagaaggagagagagagagacagagacagaaatCTAAGCAAACTGAACAGTTGAACAAATTTGGTCAACAACATTAggataatttaatttaaaacttttgccaCACACTTTGCCTTAGATTGGCTTCCAGGCAATTATAGCACATGTGgctaaaattatatataaaatttttaacttaataTAGCAAAACGATTCGCATTCTCTGAGTCTTGTCAAATTGAATCTGGCACTTTAATATTTGAGTtttcctttagttttttttttataggtttGGGTAAGgtattttaggttttttttagATGTTTGTTATACTTTAAAGACATCGTCTAAAAAAGGATGCCTTTAGTTAGCACAAATAAACTCTTATTTATCAGTAATAAGCAAGCGGAGCCTCCAAAAAAGGGCAAAACGAAACCTTCCATCATCAGACGATGCTTTCCTAAAGAAGTGCAGCCGGATCATCTCAGAGTTTGTAAAGGGTATGCAGAAGTCGTCCACTCCCAAAATAGCTCAGATTATCTTGTTGTGCTGAAGGCAGTGGAATACGTTGCAGTTAGAGAAGAATTACCTTGCCAGTTTCCCGTAGTTGGGAAAAAagttttagatatttttttttgcaggaAGAATAAGTGTTGGGACGGGGTAAAGCACATTAATTAGAAGCTGCCACGCTTGGCAGACACGCGCCGGGCGCCAAAAAGTTGGCCGAAAAATAGtaaggcaaaaaaaagaaggcaaCATGCACAcgtcaaagttttttttccctGGGTTTGAGTTGCATTTTGCGTTTGAGTTTGAAGTTGtagttgttttgttgttgttttttattttatttttggcgaATAAAGCTGCAAGTTGCTTTTAATTAAGGACGCTGTCAGCATCAGCCTGAGCGTCTGCAGTCAGAAGGCGGCAGGTGGCATGTGGCAGGCATCAAGAATCATCAAACAGGCGGCGGCAGCAGGCGGAAGCTACTTTAGCTTTAGTAGATATGAAGTTGCATTATGCTGGCATCATTAGCAATCGCTTCGCTTGGCCACGATGAGGTGTTAACTTTTAAACGTAACATTTAATTTTGCTAAAAGCCATGACCATGCCCCGGCCCGCCCTGCCTCCTTTTTCAAATGTGAGCATATGTAACTTGTAACGAAGTTACAAGGGGTGGCATAGGGGGAATATGTAACGGACAGTTATAAATAACGCAATCTTTACGCACGTAACTCAAATGCCTTCCCCCTGCCCTCCGAGCCCCCCCTCATGACCACATTGGGAGGGAAGTGCTAATGGTGGGCGTTTTGCGTCGCGTCTCATTTAGCGCACGTATCCAAATAATGACCCAAAATGATTGCGTTTAATTCAAATGATGCTGATGACCATGCCGTACAACATGGCGTATACATAACGCGCTCttcaaaatacacaaaaaaaaaaagcagaagcTCAAACCTAAACTGCGTGCgtattgtaaataaaataaaaacgaaatgaGACGagacgaaacgaaacgaaatgaaatgttttatCAACGTGCCAAGCGCACTAAACATCCCCCTTCAACCCACCAGGACCCCCACCACCATCCCATTTCATCTCACACCATTCTCTTACCCTCTGACAGATGGCTCCTCTGACCACATTGGCCCCTTATTATCTGCTTCGACCATGTGAAGtgatatttgttgttgtaattgtttctCGTTGTTGCCAGAAGAGTGTCAAAGGAGGGGGCAATGGATCCAGATATGGATAGAGATGGGAGGGGGTGGGCGGGGAGGGGTTGAAACGGAAGATAGATTACAATTGCCACAGGCAGTTGCCCATTACCAAATGGAAATTACGTGGGACAAAAGCAAACCTCCTAGCCAAGAGAAGACGCGCACAAATTTCTtgtcattaaattaaaaataaacgaCAATATTTTATGCGCCTATAAATATGCAACACAAAACGGAAAGCGAGCAgctgttatttatttatgtctattgtttgttgctgttgctgttgctgttgtctgTGCACAGTTTTTAATGTCTTCTTTatgcagcaacaaaaaccaaaacttgtAGTAGATGGCCATCAACTTGCCATggtccatgtccatgtccatgtctGACCAGGTGCACAGAAAGGCTAATAAAATGAATGCCTCTTTTTTTGAATCTAAGCCCCCATACAAATGCAATACTCAaaagtatttatatatttatatataattcacCATTATAAATCATGATTAGAACATTGCTTTGTATTTACTCTTCACACAATATTTATGCAAAAGGCTTAAAGTCAATACAAACAATGTCTCTTGATGGTACATTCAAAACCTATTCAAgggaaaattttaaattttgttaagtTGTCTTTTTGAAAGTTTATTGTACGCTTAAAAAGATAACTACCTCTTTGAAATGCCCTCTGCAATGGTCATGATTCTGTTCTAAGTTAAGTGAATTAGCTATGAATCGAGTGGAAAACAATTTTCCTCTTTCAGGTGGGCCAACAATTTTCATTGGCTTTTGGCCAGTTATAATCATTTGtgagaaaattgttaaaaattttcttACTATAAATCTAAGTCCAtagcaaaaaaacaacacaattTGCTACTCTCTGTACAAAATAGTTgaatgatttatttttttttgtcgaaatagtatttataaataaatgtaattaaGTACATTGAAAAGTTAtgttttcatttgaaatgATTCTCATGTGGACTTACAAACACCATTGAATGTTGCTCCATCTCCGGCAATTTCGAGTTTGGCATTCTCGAATGGCTCCTCCTCTGGCAGATGGGATTGTTCCCTGCCCCAGTTATTCCATGGCTGTGTCTCTGCTGTGCCCCATATCAAATAGACGACATTGCCGCTGAATAGAAAGAAGGCGGCAATTGTAAAGACCACCTGCCATTGGCTACGTTGAGTGGGATCCTGTACCAGAACGCCCACGACAAGGGGCGTCATCAGAGCTACCAGATTGGTGAAGGTGCTCATTATGCCGGCCAGAATGCCAGCATGTATGGGCGAGAGGTCGATGGTGTTCAATTCACTGCCAATTGTTGCCGCACTGCTAACGCCCACACTCAGAGTGCACAGGACGAGGGCTAGCGGTTTCTGATCTCTGCCCACAAAACCCAGAATCAGCATAATGAGAGCTGGCGACCAGAGAGCTATACTATTGTACACCTTACGCAGGGCCGTGAGACTTAACCACTTGTGTTTGAGTATTGTATCGGCCACGATCAGATAGACATAGCACATGCCCCACATCAAAAGGAACGGCAGGGCCGAAAACAAGGCATTGCTCTCCATCTTCAATTCCAGAACGCCACTCAAATAGGCTGGCAATTCGGCCTGCATGGTGGCCAGACCCCAAGTATCCGCACAACGGGCACATAGCAACGCATAGACCGGAGCCGAGGTGAATATTCCTCGCCAGGGTATGGGCATTTTACGTTCTTGCTTAGCGCAACGCTGCAAATCGCCGGTTATATAACGCTTCTCGGCCGTACTAATACAACTGGCCTCATTGACTCGATTTGCACCCAACAATAGCCAGAGCAAGGACCACGCAAGACCCAATCCCGCCGAGCAGTAGCTTATGCCAGGCCAACCCAGGGAGGAGCTGGCTATCACGCCTGCTGCATACATGGCCAAAACATTTCCACAATCGAACCCTGTATAGGCAAAGGCACCCAGACGGGTGCGCTCCACCTCCGGGGCCCAGTTGGCCAGATGCTGATGTATGCAAGGCAATGTCACGCCCTGGCACAGACCCTGCAGAAAACGAATCACACAGAAGGCTTGCCAACCGGCTGCATAGACGCCATGCGGAGTTCCAGCACTCAGCATAGCCGAACCAATGCTGCCCAAGAAGAGCACCAGTTTGGCGCCAAAGCGTTTGCATAGATAGCCACCGGGAAACTGCGTCAGCGCCGATCCCCAATAGAAGCTGGACAAAATATAAGACTTTTCCTGTTCGGTCCAGTTGAAGTGCTGcaaagaataaaaaacaaaaaactttcgTTTCTGAACGGAAACTGGGGATTGGGGGGCGTAGTGAGTAGTTACTTACCGGCGTATCCACATTTGTGGATGTGGCCTTTGTCATGGCCACCACGGCCACTCCCACATTGAATTGGAGTATTGTGTTGACCACCAGACCAATGAAGAGCAGAAGTGCCTGTAAATGACGTAGACCAATTCGGGGTACTAACGGCAATGAGACGATGGACATTGTATATTTTGCTATGAGATGCTTGAAAGAGATTTAACCAGTTTGCCACTCCCACTTACCTTTCTCTGTCTCAACATCCAGTTCCCTGGAACTCGCCGTGTCCATGACTGCCATAAGTGGAGCTGATTTTGATTCCTTTTCTTTTGCGTATgattttagtgtttttttttttgtttgtttgtaattCAAATGTTCCTAATGGTCACTGAAAACAGAATAACAAATTCGTTGCATTGTGGGTCAGTCAATCAATCAAGAGTGACGAATTTTCTAAGCTGACcttacaaatatttcaatatttttacgATGAGAGCATTGCGAATTTGAGAAGTTATTCAAACTTGTAAGCTCTTTTGATAAGTAAGTGGAACACCCAAC is a window encoding:
- the LOC6646848 gene encoding putative inorganic phosphate cotransporter isoform X2, whose product is MLRQRKALLLFIGLVVNTILQFNVGVAVVAMTKATSTNVDTPHFNWTEQEKSYILSSFYWGSALTQFPGGYLCKRFGAKLVLFLGSIGSAMLSAGTPHGVYAAGWQAFCVIRFLQGLCQGVTLPCIHQHLANWAPEVERTRLGAFAYTGFDCGNVLAMYAAGVIASSSLGWPGISYCSAGLGLAWSLLWLLLGANRVNEASCISTAEKRYITGDLQRCAKQERKMPIPWRGIFTSAPVYALLCARCADTWGLATMQAELPAYLSGVLELKMESNALFSALPFLLMWGMCYVYLIVADTILKHKWLSLTALRKVYNSIALWSPALIMLILGFVGRDQKPLALVLCTLSVGVSSAATIGSELNTIDLSPIHAGILAGIMSTFTNLVALMTPLVVGVLVQDPTQRSQWQVVFTIAAFFLFSGNVVYLIWGTAETQPWNNWGREQSHLPEEEPFENAKLEIAGDGATFNGVCKST
- the LOC6646848 gene encoding putative inorganic phosphate cotransporter isoform X1 — protein: MAVMDTASSRELDVETEKVPRIGLRHLQALLLFIGLVVNTILQFNVGVAVVAMTKATSTNVDTPHFNWTEQEKSYILSSFYWGSALTQFPGGYLCKRFGAKLVLFLGSIGSAMLSAGTPHGVYAAGWQAFCVIRFLQGLCQGVTLPCIHQHLANWAPEVERTRLGAFAYTGFDCGNVLAMYAAGVIASSSLGWPGISYCSAGLGLAWSLLWLLLGANRVNEASCISTAEKRYITGDLQRCAKQERKMPIPWRGIFTSAPVYALLCARCADTWGLATMQAELPAYLSGVLELKMESNALFSALPFLLMWGMCYVYLIVADTILKHKWLSLTALRKVYNSIALWSPALIMLILGFVGRDQKPLALVLCTLSVGVSSAATIGSELNTIDLSPIHAGILAGIMSTFTNLVALMTPLVVGVLVQDPTQRSQWQVVFTIAAFFLFSGNVVYLIWGTAETQPWNNWGREQSHLPEEEPFENAKLEIAGDGATFNGVCKST